A stretch of the Crocinitomicaceae bacterium genome encodes the following:
- the lpxD gene encoding UDP-3-O-(3-hydroxymyristoyl)glucosamine N-acyltransferase has product MEFSAQQIAGILNGTIVGNADEKVAGLSKIEEGKPGTLTFLANPKYEDFIYSTTASIVIVNKSFVPQKEIKSTMIQVEDAYACFAKLLEFYDQATAKQPGIDEKASIAASAKIGQDVYIGPFVVISEGAVIGDRCQIYANTFIGDQVKLGASTKVFANVSIYRDCIVGAHCTIHSGAVIGADGFGFVPNSENNYQKVPQIGNVILEDHVDIGANTCVDRATLGSTIIKKGVKIDNLVQIGHNVVIGENTVMAAQGGIAGSAKLGKNMMVGGQVGIVGHISLADGTMIGAQSGVPKTIREEGTTILGSPAYDAEDYKKAYMGFRRLPQILDRLRELENEVKKLKENK; this is encoded by the coding sequence ATGGAATTTTCAGCACAGCAAATTGCGGGCATACTTAACGGCACCATTGTTGGCAACGCAGATGAAAAAGTTGCGGGTCTCTCTAAAATAGAAGAGGGAAAACCCGGTACGCTCACTTTTCTTGCCAATCCAAAATATGAAGATTTCATTTATTCAACTACCGCTTCTATTGTGATTGTGAATAAATCTTTTGTTCCGCAAAAAGAGATCAAAAGTACCATGATTCAAGTTGAAGATGCGTATGCCTGTTTCGCAAAACTGCTAGAATTCTATGATCAGGCCACAGCAAAACAACCTGGTATTGATGAAAAAGCATCCATTGCCGCATCAGCAAAAATAGGTCAGGATGTGTACATCGGTCCATTCGTTGTCATTAGTGAAGGAGCGGTGATTGGAGATCGTTGTCAAATCTATGCCAACACATTCATTGGAGATCAGGTTAAACTAGGTGCTTCAACAAAAGTTTTTGCCAATGTATCCATTTATCGTGATTGTATTGTTGGTGCACATTGTACAATACATTCAGGTGCAGTAATTGGCGCAGATGGTTTTGGCTTTGTTCCCAATTCAGAAAATAATTACCAAAAAGTGCCACAGATTGGCAATGTTATATTGGAAGACCACGTAGACATTGGCGCCAACACCTGCGTTGACAGGGCTACATTGGGTTCTACCATCATAAAAAAAGGTGTTAAAATTGACAATTTGGTGCAGATAGGGCATAATGTTGTGATTGGTGAAAATACCGTAATGGCTGCTCAAGGCGGTATTGCCGGTTCTGCTAAACTTGGAAAAAACATGATGGTTGGTGGTCAGGTAGGAATTGTGGGCCATATTTCATTGGCTGACGGAACGATGATTGGAGCACAATCAGGCGTACCTAAAACTATTCGTGAAGAGGGTACAACAATTCTTGGTTCTCCGGCGTATGATGCTGAGGACTATAAAAAAGCATACATGGGTTTTCGTCGTTTGCCTCAAATTTTGGACAGACTGCGCGAACTGGAAAATGAAGTAAAAAAGTTAAAGGAAAATAAATAA
- a CDS encoding HD domain-containing protein — translation MEHPYFQRLRRIKQLGLSHLVYPGANHTRFHHAIGAMHLMVKAIDVLRKKQVDISEDERLGAIIAILLHDIGHGPFSHTLEHSLLDGVHHEEVSLLFMEELNRQYHGKLNTAIEIFTNQHPKKFLHQLVSGQLDMDRLDYLQRDSYFTGVEEGVIGSERIITMLDVVDNNLVIEEKGIYSIENFIGARRIMYWQVYMHKTVVASEYMLTSILNRAKELYRQGIDLFASPSLKLFLQHQVTRQDFIAGSNWLENFALIDDNDVITSVKVWQTCDDKILATLCKMILSRKLFKTEITKGAVHDNRYRQQVSDICRHMGIEEKDVHYFVIKETLVNSAYDERDKQIIILTRSGETIDIAQASDNLNIVALSKPVEKSCFCYARFS, via the coding sequence ATGGAGCATCCATACTTTCAGCGTTTGCGCCGCATAAAGCAATTGGGGCTGTCTCATCTGGTTTATCCCGGAGCAAATCACACGCGTTTTCATCATGCTATTGGGGCAATGCATTTGATGGTGAAAGCCATTGATGTGTTAAGAAAAAAGCAAGTTGACATTTCAGAAGATGAAAGGCTGGGCGCAATTATTGCTATTCTATTACATGATATTGGGCATGGCCCCTTCTCACACACCCTTGAGCACTCTTTGCTTGATGGAGTGCATCATGAAGAGGTTTCATTGCTGTTCATGGAAGAACTCAACAGGCAGTATCATGGTAAACTGAATACGGCTATTGAAATATTCACGAATCAACATCCTAAAAAATTTTTACACCAGTTGGTATCCGGACAATTGGATATGGACAGGCTTGATTACTTGCAACGTGACAGTTACTTCACCGGTGTTGAAGAAGGTGTAATTGGCAGTGAGCGCATCATTACTATGTTAGATGTTGTTGATAATAATTTGGTAATTGAAGAAAAAGGCATTTACAGCATTGAAAATTTTATTGGTGCCCGACGCATTATGTATTGGCAAGTATATATGCACAAAACTGTGGTGGCATCTGAATACATGCTAACCAGTATACTGAACAGAGCGAAAGAATTGTACCGGCAAGGAATAGATTTATTTGCAAGTCCAAGTCTCAAACTTTTTCTACAACATCAGGTTACCCGACAAGATTTTATTGCTGGAAGTAATTGGCTTGAAAACTTTGCCCTCATTGATGATAACGATGTGATTACCTCTGTAAAAGTGTGGCAAACCTGTGATGATAAAATTCTGGCCACCTTGTGCAAAATGATTTTGTCAAGAAAATTATTTAAAACTGAAATTACAAAAGGTGCTGTGCATGACAACCGTTACCGGCAACAAGTTTCTGATATCTGCCGGCACATGGGCATTGAAGAAAAGGATGTACACTACTTTGTCATAAAAGAAACCTTGGTAAACAGTGCGTATGATGAACGTGATAAACAAATTATCATTCTCACCCGTTCAGGTGAAACCATTGATATTGCTCAGGCATCAGATAATCTAAACATTGTCGCCCTTTCAAAACCGGTTGAAAAATCTTGCTTCTGCTATGCCAGATTTAGCTGA
- a CDS encoding PglZ domain-containing protein: MAARILWADDEIDLLKPHILFLEQKGYQIDTANNGADAVEMSASTHYDVIFLDENMPGLTGLETLSRIKAKKPGVPVIMITKSEEEHIMEEAIGGQISDYLIKPVNPNQILLSLKKHLDGKELVDQKTSVDYQTEFRQLGMRINDRPLAAEWMEIYHDLVNWELKLEKSSDAGIREILNMQKKEANAQFCRFVDQNYRDWLHGDEDAPLLSHQILQKKLFPQLGKEPIFLVVIDNLRYDQWKTLRPLLEEFFVVEKEELFYSILPTATHYARNALFAGMTPLQIAKKFPKLWMNENDEGGKNMHEAEFLEGNLKRNNKQVKMSYHKVIKLDFAKKLVDKFNELLHHDLNVIVYNFVDMLSHARTEMDVIKELADDEPAYRSLTASWFNHSPLKDILKKIAGKKLRVFITTDHGTIKVDNPVKVVGDKNTNTNLRYKVGKNLDYNAKEVLVSSNPEDIELPKENVSSSFIFAKENDFFAYPNNYNHYVNYYTDTFQHGGISLEEMIIPFIELRSK; encoded by the coding sequence ATGGCAGCAAGAATTTTATGGGCAGATGATGAAATCGATTTGCTAAAACCTCATATCTTATTCCTTGAACAAAAGGGATACCAGATTGACACAGCAAATAATGGTGCTGACGCAGTTGAAATGAGCGCTTCTACGCATTATGATGTGATTTTTCTGGATGAAAATATGCCGGGACTAACTGGACTTGAAACCTTGTCGCGGATTAAAGCCAAGAAACCCGGAGTGCCAGTAATCATGATTACCAAAAGCGAAGAAGAGCATATTATGGAAGAAGCCATTGGTGGTCAAATTTCAGATTATCTGATTAAACCCGTGAATCCAAACCAAATTTTGCTGTCGCTAAAAAAACATTTGGATGGCAAAGAACTCGTTGACCAGAAAACATCTGTTGATTATCAAACTGAGTTCAGACAACTTGGAATGCGCATCAATGATAGGCCATTAGCAGCTGAGTGGATGGAAATTTATCATGACTTAGTAAATTGGGAATTGAAATTGGAGAAATCATCAGATGCCGGAATCAGAGAAATTCTCAACATGCAAAAAAAAGAAGCCAATGCTCAGTTTTGCCGTTTTGTTGATCAGAATTATCGTGATTGGTTGCATGGAGATGAAGATGCTCCGCTTTTATCTCATCAGATACTACAAAAAAAATTATTCCCCCAACTTGGTAAAGAACCTATATTCTTAGTTGTTATTGATAATCTGCGCTATGATCAATGGAAAACTCTGCGTCCATTACTTGAAGAATTTTTTGTTGTTGAAAAAGAAGAACTCTTTTATTCTATTCTGCCCACTGCAACACATTATGCGCGCAACGCATTATTTGCCGGAATGACACCCTTGCAGATAGCTAAAAAATTTCCAAAACTGTGGATGAATGAAAATGATGAAGGTGGAAAAAATATGCATGAAGCTGAATTTCTGGAGGGCAATTTGAAACGCAATAACAAGCAAGTCAAAATGTCTTATCACAAGGTAATAAAACTAGATTTTGCAAAAAAACTGGTTGACAAGTTCAATGAATTATTGCACCATGATCTCAATGTGATTGTCTACAATTTTGTAGATATGCTTTCACATGCACGCACTGAAATGGATGTGATCAAAGAACTTGCAGATGATGAACCTGCGTATCGGTCTCTTACCGCATCGTGGTTTAATCATTCACCATTGAAAGATATTCTGAAAAAAATTGCCGGAAAAAAATTGCGTGTCTTTATTACAACCGATCACGGAACTATCAAAGTGGATAACCCGGTCAAAGTGGTAGGTGATAAAAACACCAATACCAATTTGAGATACAAGGTGGGAAAAAATCTTGACTATAATGCAAAAGAGGTTTTAGTTTCTTCAAACCCTGAAGACATTGAATTGCCAAAAGAGAATGTGAGTTCAAGTTTTATTTTTGCCAAAGAGAATGATTTTTTTGCGTATCCTAACAACTACAATCATTACGTGAACTATTATACAGACACCTTTCAGCACGGAGGCATTTCACTGGAAGAAATGATTATACCATTTATTGAATTACGCTCAAAATGA
- the tsaE gene encoding tRNA (adenosine(37)-N6)-threonylcarbamoyltransferase complex ATPase subunit type 1 TsaE → MMMDLKFKYEVKNLDQLEDAAIKFFEFLQAQSHKIVAFHGAMGAGKTTFIKALLKIMETADFGSSPTFALVSEYHSDVHGRIVHCDFYRLKTPEEAYDIGIEEILDDTCWCFVEWPEKLGNLLPHGCVHAKITDQNGLRIITASV, encoded by the coding sequence ATGATGATGGATTTAAAGTTTAAATACGAGGTTAAAAATCTTGATCAACTTGAAGATGCCGCGATTAAATTTTTTGAATTTTTACAAGCGCAATCTCACAAAATAGTTGCCTTTCATGGCGCTATGGGGGCGGGTAAAACCACGTTCATTAAAGCCTTGTTGAAAATAATGGAAACAGCAGACTTTGGGTCATCGCCTACGTTTGCTCTGGTGAGTGAATATCATTCAGATGTGCATGGCAGAATTGTTCACTGTGATTTTTACCGATTAAAAACACCGGAAGAGGCTTATGATATTGGTATTGAAGAAATTTTGGATGATACCTGTTGGTGCTTTGTTGAGTGGCCTGAGAAACTGGGTAACCTTCTGCCACATGGTTGCGTACACGCTAAGATAACTGATCAAAACGGACTTAGAATAATTACGGCAAGCGTATGA
- a CDS encoding alanine dehydrogenase, with amino-acid sequence MITDPDALKSLMKEASMLPQEEMLAIGRKKGKLVIGIPRETSYQENRVALTPEAVQFLTSNGHEILIETKAGENARYSDHDYSESGGSIAYDKSEVFKANIILKVAPPTDEEIELMPGNQTLISALQLTLHPKKTLVALMQKKITAIAWDYIQDEHQIFPVVRAMGEIAGNTSVLIAAELLSNYKTGKGLMLGGVAGVQPTEVVILGAGTVGEYACRAAMGLGASVKVFDNSISKLRRLQNDLGQRIFTSVLQPKLLEKAIMRADVVIGAVRAPFGRTPCIVTDNMVKGMKPGSVIVDVSIDQGGCFETSRVTNHTKPTYTEHDVIHYCVPNLASRVSRTASIALSNIFSPLLLEMGEMGGSKEMIKRDPGIRNGVYIYKGKLTSEILGKVFDLPFKNIELLLAAM; translated from the coding sequence ATGATAACAGATCCTGATGCACTGAAATCACTCATGAAAGAGGCAAGCATGCTTCCGCAAGAAGAGATGTTGGCCATAGGAAGGAAGAAGGGAAAGCTGGTGATTGGTATTCCCAGAGAAACATCTTATCAGGAAAACCGCGTGGCACTTACACCAGAGGCGGTTCAATTTTTGACCAGTAACGGTCATGAAATTCTGATTGAAACTAAAGCCGGTGAAAATGCCCGTTACAGTGATCATGATTATTCTGAATCAGGTGGCTCAATTGCTTATGACAAATCAGAAGTTTTTAAAGCAAACATCATTCTGAAAGTAGCCCCACCTACAGATGAAGAAATAGAATTAATGCCGGGCAATCAAACATTGATTTCTGCTTTGCAACTTACTTTACATCCAAAGAAAACGTTGGTGGCGTTGATGCAGAAAAAAATTACGGCCATAGCTTGGGATTATATTCAGGATGAGCATCAGATTTTTCCTGTGGTGCGCGCCATGGGTGAAATTGCCGGCAATACGTCTGTATTAATTGCGGCTGAATTATTATCAAATTATAAAACCGGAAAAGGATTAATGCTTGGCGGTGTTGCCGGTGTGCAACCAACTGAAGTTGTTATTCTGGGTGCCGGCACAGTTGGTGAGTATGCTTGTCGTGCTGCAATGGGTTTGGGTGCTTCAGTAAAAGTATTTGATAATTCCATTTCTAAATTGCGTCGTCTGCAAAATGATTTGGGGCAACGAATTTTCACTTCAGTACTTCAACCAAAATTATTAGAAAAAGCAATCATGCGCGCTGATGTTGTTATTGGTGCTGTGCGTGCTCCGTTTGGACGCACTCCTTGTATTGTTACTGATAACATGGTGAAAGGTATGAAACCTGGTTCAGTGATTGTTGATGTGAGTATAGATCAGGGTGGATGTTTTGAAACCTCACGCGTAACTAATCACACCAAGCCTACCTATACTGAGCATGACGTAATTCATTACTGCGTTCCAAATTTAGCATCGCGTGTGTCACGAACTGCATCTATTGCGTTGAGCAATATTTTCTCTCCTCTATTACTTGAAATGGGTGAGATGGGAGGCAGTAAAGAAATGATTAAACGTGATCCCGGAATTAGAAACGGGGTTTATATCTATAAAGGAAAACTTACCAGTGAAATTTTAGGTAAAGTATTTGATCTTCCGTTTAAAAATATTGAACTCCTATTGGCCGCAATGTAA